From the genome of Gracilibacillus salitolerans, one region includes:
- a CDS encoding GvpL/GvpF family gas vesicle protein, protein MEQLIYLYGFIPENESKDKPIPKMKGFDDKGSIYTVPVGSMEAVVCGLDENEFSEKALQEKTENDMEWLQQKALHHHHTIMNLNHTYTLIPLQFCTIYKNEERLHQTVEPKKEKMINVLENLKEKEEWNLKIYCDDEELKEDISQYSSTIEAKKKEISQLSPGRRFFEMKKIDRLMEDELEKEKNQICEEIHEQMNQFAIEATIKKNWNKEMTGRKENMCWNSVYFLDRPMVELLKDKMEQIEKSVEKRGFTLELSGPWPAYHFSDLK, encoded by the coding sequence GTGGAACAATTAATTTATCTATACGGATTTATTCCAGAAAATGAATCAAAGGATAAACCTATACCAAAAATGAAAGGTTTTGATGACAAAGGAAGCATTTATACGGTTCCAGTCGGATCTATGGAAGCGGTAGTTTGTGGACTTGACGAAAATGAGTTTTCTGAGAAGGCACTGCAAGAAAAAACCGAAAATGATATGGAGTGGCTTCAACAAAAGGCTCTTCATCATCATCATACCATTATGAATCTTAATCATACGTACACATTAATCCCTTTACAGTTTTGTACTATTTATAAAAATGAAGAAAGACTCCATCAGACAGTAGAACCGAAAAAGGAAAAGATGATAAATGTCTTAGAAAATTTGAAAGAAAAAGAAGAATGGAATCTAAAAATCTACTGTGATGATGAGGAGTTAAAAGAAGATATAAGTCAGTATAGTTCAACTATAGAAGCAAAGAAAAAAGAAATTAGTCAACTATCACCAGGACGCCGTTTTTTTGAAATGAAAAAAATAGACAGGCTAATGGAAGATGAATTGGAAAAGGAAAAGAACCAGATCTGTGAAGAAATCCATGAGCAAATGAACCAGTTTGCAATAGAGGCAACCATTAAGAAAAATTGGAATAAGGAAATGACAGGTCGTAAGGAGAATATGTGCTGGAATAGTGTGTATTTCCTGGATAGACCAATGGTAGAACTTTTAAAAGATAAAATGGAACAAATAGAAAAGTCGGTAGAGAAGCGAGGCTTTACCTTAGAATTATCGGGTCCTTGGCCTGCCTATCATTTTTCCGATTTAAAGTGA
- a CDS encoding gas vesicle protein GvpG: MLQKIVTAPIDVLTKIGEKVKEEADKEFYDLSTIQRKLVYLQTMYEQGEIPEVDYQKQEEELLARYEQAKRIEMEQWQRMTERK, translated from the coding sequence ATGTTGCAGAAAATCGTGACAGCACCTATCGATGTCCTAACCAAGATTGGAGAGAAGGTAAAGGAAGAGGCAGATAAAGAATTCTATGATCTTTCAACCATTCAGCGAAAGCTTGTTTACTTACAAACGATGTATGAGCAAGGAGAAATACCTGAGGTAGATTATCAGAAACAGGAAGAGGAATTGTTGGCTCGCTATGAACAAGCTAAGCGGATAGAAATGGAGCAGTGGCAACGGATGACCGAGAGGAAGTAA
- a CDS encoding GvpL/GvpF family gas vesicle protein, protein MTEQQENGIYIFCGIQTNEKEDFGNILLDKEERSTFTIHYKDAAMIAARVPMKIYHPNKENLMMHQQLISKVMAEKDTVIPISFGNVFHSVEDVEILLENLYPQLEELFPAIKGKMELGLKVIGKTDWLKSEVHASEKVEKLTEQLRGKTEDAGYYERIQLGGATQEIFASIIKEIEQDVYTPLDDSAEASKINDPVGEKMLLNASFLVDRNKETEFDQLVNEAHEKWKDKVDFKYSGPWPAYNFVNIRLTVEES, encoded by the coding sequence ATGACAGAGCAACAAGAGAATGGTATATATATTTTCTGTGGAATTCAGACAAATGAAAAAGAAGATTTCGGGAATATTCTGTTAGACAAGGAAGAGAGATCTACCTTCACGATACATTATAAAGACGCAGCTATGATTGCAGCTAGGGTCCCGATGAAAATCTATCATCCAAATAAAGAGAATCTGATGATGCATCAGCAGTTAATTTCTAAGGTTATGGCAGAGAAAGACACAGTTATTCCTATCAGCTTTGGGAATGTATTTCACTCAGTGGAGGATGTAGAAATATTGCTGGAAAACCTCTATCCACAATTAGAAGAGCTTTTTCCCGCAATTAAAGGGAAAATGGAGCTAGGATTGAAGGTTATCGGAAAAACAGATTGGCTCAAGTCGGAGGTTCATGCCAGTGAGAAAGTAGAGAAGTTAACGGAACAATTAAGAGGGAAAACAGAGGACGCAGGATATTATGAACGAATTCAGTTAGGTGGGGCAACGCAGGAAATCTTTGCTTCGATCATTAAAGAAATAGAACAAGATGTTTATACTCCTCTTGATGATAGTGCAGAAGCATCAAAAATAAATGATCCGGTTGGTGAAAAAATGCTTCTAAATGCATCCTTTTTAGTGGATCGTAACAAAGAAACGGAGTTTGATCAATTGGTTAACGAAGCACATGAAAAATGGAAGGATAAAGTAGATTTTAAATACAGTGGCCCGTGGCCAGCATATAATTTTGTTAATATTCGATTGACAGTGGAGGAGAGTTAA
- the gvpN gene encoding gas vesicle protein GvpN encodes MTVLNERVTTNNNAFIQDELTKSLITRSLKYIKAGYPIHFTGPSGSGKTSIAITLANKLKRPVMLMHGNHELDNKDLIGSFSGYTSSKVVDQYVRSVYKKDETVTESWKDGRLLEAVKNGYTLIYDEFSRSRPATNNIFLSILEEGVLPLYGLKSNRPYVKVHPKFKVIFTSNPNEYAGVYQTQDALLDRLITLYVGFKDKQEEAFILSEKTGLEKDEATIISSLVQNVREEFHERTGAPSLRTSIQIAKIAKNNDIAIEGANQNFQQLCMDLLGHSVVQGLEMAHADANDLICRLCKKTT; translated from the coding sequence ATGACTGTATTAAACGAGAGAGTTACAACAAACAACAATGCTTTTATCCAAGATGAGTTGACCAAATCACTAATTACAAGATCCTTAAAATATATTAAAGCAGGATATCCTATCCATTTTACAGGTCCCTCTGGTTCAGGTAAGACATCGATTGCGATCACATTAGCAAATAAACTAAAACGACCAGTTATGCTGATGCATGGTAATCATGAATTGGACAATAAAGATTTAATTGGTAGCTTTAGTGGCTATACGAGTTCAAAGGTAGTTGATCAATATGTCAGATCTGTATATAAAAAAGATGAAACCGTAACGGAATCATGGAAAGATGGTCGTTTGCTTGAAGCGGTGAAGAACGGATATACGCTCATTTATGATGAATTTTCCCGTTCTCGTCCAGCAACGAATAACATTTTTCTATCGATTTTGGAAGAAGGAGTATTGCCTTTATATGGCCTAAAGTCCAACCGGCCGTATGTAAAGGTGCACCCTAAGTTTAAGGTGATATTTACCAGTAACCCTAATGAATATGCGGGTGTCTACCAAACACAGGATGCCTTATTAGATAGATTGATAACCTTATATGTTGGTTTTAAGGATAAGCAGGAAGAAGCATTTATTTTAAGTGAAAAAACAGGTTTAGAAAAGGATGAAGCTACTATCATTTCGAGTTTGGTGCAAAATGTGCGAGAAGAATTTCATGAAAGAACTGGCGCTCCTAGCCTCAGAACATCGATACAAATAGCCAAGATAGCAAAAAATAATGACATAGCAATTGAAGGAGCTAATCAAAATTTTCAACAATTGTGCATGGATTTGTTAGGACATTCAGTTGTTCAGGGTCTAGAAATGGCGCATGCCGATGCAAACGATCTTATTTGCAGACTATGTAAGAAAACTACGTGA
- the gvpO gene encoding gas vesicle protein GvpO: MEIKEIMKNVKDFFQENIALPHKITSVETLEEGGWRVQIEVLEEKEYMKKYAKDEMLGTYEVLLDEDKEITSYKRMELRYRSAIGVES, from the coding sequence ATGGAAATCAAAGAAATAATGAAAAATGTCAAGGATTTCTTTCAAGAGAATATAGCCTTGCCACATAAAATTACTTCAGTAGAAACGCTTGAAGAAGGTGGTTGGAGAGTGCAAATTGAAGTGTTGGAAGAAAAAGAGTATATGAAGAAATACGCAAAGGATGAAATGTTAGGAACATATGAAGTTTTGCTAGATGAAGATAAAGAAATAACCTCGTATAAGAGAATGGAACTTCGCTACAGAAGTGCGATTGGAGTGGAGAGCTAA
- the gvpJ gene encoding gas vesicle protein GvpJ, whose protein sequence is MAIQKTTDSSSLAEVIDRILDKGIVIDAFARVSVVGIEILTVEARVVIASVDTWLRYAEAVGLLRDEVEEEGLPSQQNERSETPFSF, encoded by the coding sequence ATGGCCATTCAAAAAACGACAGATAGTTCAAGTCTAGCAGAAGTAATTGATAGGATTTTAGACAAGGGTATAGTGATTGATGCATTTGCAAGAGTATCAGTGGTAGGAATTGAAATATTAACGGTGGAGGCACGGGTTGTTATCGCAAGTGTCGACACATGGTTACGTTATGCGGAAGCTGTAGGTCTCTTAAGAGATGAAGTGGAAGAAGAGGGATTACCTTCACAGCAAAATGAACGAAGTGAAACGCCTTTTAGCTTTTAG
- the gvpQ gene encoding gas vesicle protein GvpQ: protein MENNPIKKTAKKVAETAFEKSPKPLKEKAIDKMKEKTTEKIEEKIQDKAEHASAKLQEAKEQNAEKVHGNAEEAKEKVQDVLLSVREKLAKVKEAGKNFQEDISSSNNNKKVKSYQDVKGIQHIKSSMDIKGASDIKSSTRIKSSKDIKKLGS, encoded by the coding sequence ATGGAAAATAATCCCATTAAAAAAACGGCTAAAAAAGTGGCAGAAACTGCTTTCGAAAAGTCACCTAAGCCTTTAAAAGAAAAGGCAATAGACAAAATGAAAGAAAAGACAACAGAGAAAATAGAGGAGAAAATACAAGATAAAGCAGAACATGCCTCTGCTAAATTACAAGAAGCAAAGGAGCAAAATGCAGAAAAGGTGCATGGAAATGCAGAGGAAGCGAAAGAGAAGGTACAGGATGTATTATTATCCGTACGAGAAAAACTAGCAAAAGTGAAAGAGGCGGGGAAAAACTTTCAGGAGGATATTTCCTCCAGTAATAATAATAAAAAGGTAAAAAGCTATCAGGATGTCAAAGGTATTCAACATATTAAGAGTTCTATGGATATTAAAGGAGCAAGTGATATAAAAAGTTCTACAAGAATTAAATCATCTAAGGATATTAAAAAATTAGGCTCATAA
- the gvpJ gene encoding gas vesicle protein GvpJ, translated as MSIQKTTDSSSLAEVIDRILDKGIVIDAYARVSLVGIEVLTVDARIVIASVDTWLRYAEAVGLLRDEVEEEGDKSRSNIGLSI; from the coding sequence ATGAGCATACAAAAAACAACAGACAGCTCAAGTCTAGCAGAAGTGATTGACCGAATATTGGATAAAGGAATTGTCATCGATGCTTATGCAAGAGTTTCACTTGTAGGGATTGAGGTATTAACGGTAGATGCTAGAATCGTGATCGCAAGTGTTGATACGTGGTTGAGATATGCTGAAGCAGTTGGACTGCTTCGTGATGAGGTGGAAGAAGAAGGCGATAAAAGCAGGAGTAATATAGGATTAAGTATCTAA
- a CDS encoding LamG-like jellyroll fold domain-containing protein encodes MISFKKRIAMIGLLLMFIIPSTVLGEEQTNPETKDFDRASVHDPSIIKGDDGTYYVFGSHIAVAKSTDLSNWNSIVDREYQTPENNPIYGDLSSNLAESFEWAGEDDADSTGGFAVWAPDIFWNKDYVWEDGSTGAYMLHYSVSSTYIRSAIGIAVSKNIEGPYEYTDTIMYSGFTNYESYDNNSDVNKHWENTNISDLIDEGVIDDVNPDWFTDEGNFNNALYTNAIDANILYDENGDLYMTYGSWSGGTFILELDKETGTPIYPGEDGETSDGRMIDRYYGTKIAGGYGRSGEGTYAVYDEDTGYYYLYITYGGLASDGGYQMRQFRSESIDGPYVDAAGNEAVFPESFDIGVGNFPGNDDHKEIGNKMMGNFLFKRDLGEEGSGVGTGYMAPGHNSYLIDEDLGKEFIVTHTRFPQEGEMHEVRVHQTFKNSDDWPVPTPYHYAGEEIEAVSETDVIGDYKYINHGKEITGELTESTWVKLNEDQTVTGAVTGTWELYDDYRVELTVDDETYDGVFIRQYDPTSDEWVMTFSAMSNEGVVVWGSHVESKNDQEVVDGIKQELNESLPERAIADITLPTLATQGTEITWESSYPEVISTEGAVNRPPFGSEDANVELTATLTLGEITETLTVTVTVPAKGEGGLSAFYDFSDGFSDRSGNQEDATVTGDRINNTGGEITFADGIVGQAAKFDGESGLKLADGLIASDQYSISLWMKPEEITEFTTTFFGARTENNWISLVPNAQNVTKVWSHNGDDWYDATSDSIIPTGEWSHFAFTVNEGEAKVYINGEEKFSDNNFPDVFTTVDAQFSLGVNFWDTPFKGLMDEVRVYDGLVLPAEEVQALYENTGTGEDDESSENGEDGQEAEDKVISKVADLEKVNNVYQTNVDTKKTIIKKEVVDQLDETAFIVLQLENVQVKIPVSILKGKEDIVFELGEVSETIKSKNTNAVSDLYDFTLTSNGEDISFDSPVTLTFKVDEEKVKNWDNLIVVYVNENGEQIEEIIPESIDSATAEVGADVSHFSIYGVFEVAGDGTSDDGSSEDENGTGSNDPSDNEGRAEDDGSTENNDETGDDSSSDNDDQTEGDGETLPETATNQYNWLALGLLLLAIGVGAFLTVRERKNTAN; translated from the coding sequence ATGATAAGTTTTAAAAAAAGAATAGCAATGATTGGCCTTTTACTGATGTTCATTATACCGAGTACTGTGCTCGGTGAAGAGCAAACGAATCCAGAAACTAAAGATTTTGACCGTGCTTCTGTACATGATCCATCTATTATTAAGGGTGATGATGGTACTTATTACGTGTTTGGTTCGCATATAGCGGTTGCTAAATCAACTGATTTAAGTAACTGGAATTCTATAGTAGATCGGGAATACCAAACTCCTGAGAATAATCCGATTTATGGTGACTTATCTTCTAATCTTGCGGAATCATTTGAATGGGCAGGGGAAGATGATGCTGATAGTACAGGAGGCTTTGCCGTATGGGCGCCAGATATCTTCTGGAACAAAGACTATGTTTGGGAAGATGGTTCAACAGGTGCTTATATGTTACATTATAGTGTTTCCTCTACTTATATCCGCTCAGCTATCGGTATAGCGGTATCAAAAAATATCGAAGGGCCATATGAATATACGGACACTATTATGTATTCTGGTTTTACGAATTACGAAAGCTATGACAATAATAGTGATGTTAATAAGCATTGGGAAAATACTAATATCTCTGACCTTATTGATGAAGGTGTTATCGATGACGTAAATCCGGATTGGTTTACCGATGAAGGTAACTTCAACAATGCGCTATATACCAATGCAATCGATGCGAATATTCTCTATGATGAGAATGGTGACCTATATATGACCTATGGTTCATGGTCAGGTGGTACGTTTATTTTAGAATTGGATAAAGAAACTGGTACACCGATCTACCCGGGAGAAGATGGAGAAACTTCTGATGGTAGAATGATTGATCGATATTATGGCACGAAGATTGCTGGTGGATATGGAAGATCAGGTGAGGGAACTTATGCAGTTTATGATGAAGATACTGGTTATTATTACCTCTATATTACGTATGGTGGGCTAGCTTCTGATGGTGGCTATCAAATGAGACAATTTAGATCAGAAAGCATTGACGGTCCTTATGTAGATGCAGCAGGTAATGAGGCTGTTTTTCCTGAAAGTTTTGATATAGGTGTAGGTAATTTCCCTGGTAATGATGATCATAAAGAAATTGGTAATAAAATGATGGGGAACTTCCTGTTTAAGAGAGACCTTGGTGAAGAAGGTTCAGGAGTAGGTACTGGATATATGGCGCCAGGCCACAACTCTTATTTAATTGACGAAGATCTTGGAAAAGAGTTTATTGTTACCCATACACGTTTTCCTCAAGAAGGAGAAATGCATGAAGTTCGTGTACATCAAACGTTTAAAAATAGTGATGATTGGCCAGTACCAACGCCATATCACTATGCAGGGGAAGAAATAGAAGCAGTTTCAGAAACAGATGTAATTGGGGACTATAAATATATTAACCATGGTAAGGAAATTACAGGTGAGTTAACAGAATCGACATGGGTAAAATTAAATGAGGACCAGACTGTCACTGGTGCTGTTACAGGGACATGGGAGCTCTATGATGATTACAGAGTTGAATTGACAGTTGATGACGAAACATACGATGGTGTGTTCATTCGTCAATATGATCCGACATCTGACGAGTGGGTCATGACGTTTAGTGCAATGTCCAATGAAGGTGTTGTGGTTTGGGGAAGTCATGTAGAAAGTAAAAACGATCAAGAAGTTGTAGATGGTATTAAACAAGAATTAAATGAAAGCCTTCCAGAACGTGCAATTGCAGATATAACATTACCGACATTGGCAACACAAGGAACGGAAATTACGTGGGAATCTTCTTATCCAGAAGTTATATCAACAGAGGGCGCTGTTAATAGACCGCCATTTGGTTCTGAAGATGCCAATGTAGAATTGACAGCAACGCTCACTTTAGGCGAGATCACGGAAACGTTGACTGTAACGGTAACTGTTCCGGCAAAAGGGGAAGGTGGCTTATCAGCCTTTTATGATTTCAGTGATGGATTTTCAGATCGCTCTGGTAATCAAGAAGATGCTACTGTCACTGGCGATCGTATCAATAATACAGGTGGTGAGATTACCTTTGCTGACGGTATCGTTGGTCAGGCTGCGAAATTCGATGGCGAATCAGGATTGAAGTTGGCAGATGGTTTAATTGCTAGTGATCAATATTCTATTTCTTTATGGATGAAGCCAGAGGAAATTACCGAATTTACAACAACATTTTTTGGTGCTAGAACGGAAAATAATTGGATCAGCCTTGTACCTAATGCACAAAACGTTACTAAGGTGTGGTCTCATAATGGCGATGACTGGTATGATGCAACATCCGATTCTATTATTCCTACAGGAGAGTGGTCACACTTTGCTTTTACTGTAAATGAAGGAGAAGCAAAAGTATATATTAATGGGGAAGAGAAGTTCTCTGATAACAATTTCCCTGATGTCTTTACTACGGTAGATGCACAATTTAGTTTAGGTGTGAACTTTTGGGACACTCCGTTTAAAGGTTTAATGGATGAAGTTCGTGTCTATGATGGACTAGTACTTCCAGCAGAAGAAGTTCAAGCTCTTTACGAAAATACCGGAACAGGTGAAGATGATGAATCATCTGAAAATGGAGAAGATGGCCAGGAAGCTGAAGACAAAGTTATCAGTAAAGTAGCTGATTTAGAGAAAGTTAATAATGTTTATCAAACGAATGTAGACACTAAGAAAACCATTATCAAAAAAGAAGTGGTTGATCAGTTAGATGAAACAGCTTTTATTGTATTACAATTGGAGAATGTCCAAGTGAAAATCCCGGTATCGATTCTGAAAGGTAAAGAGGATATTGTATTTGAATTGGGAGAGGTATCGGAAACCATTAAGTCGAAAAATACGAATGCGGTAAGTGACTTGTATGATTTCACATTAACATCTAATGGTGAGGATATAAGCTTTGACTCACCAGTCACATTAACATTTAAAGTCGACGAAGAAAAAGTTAAGAATTGGGATAACCTAATAGTAGTCTATGTTAATGAGAATGGTGAACAAATAGAAGAAATCATACCTGAAAGTATAGATAGTGCAACTGCTGAAGTGGGAGCAGATGTATCTCACTTCAGTATCTATGGTGTATTTGAAGTAGCAGGTGACGGAACAAGTGATGATGGTTCCTCAGAAGACGAAAATGGAACAGGTAGCAATGATCCATCAGACAATGAAGGTAGAGCAGAAGACGATGGTTCAACAGAAAATAACGATGAAACAGGCGATGATAGTTCATCAGACAATGATGATCAAACAGAAGGCGATGGAGAAACCTTACCAGAAACTGCTACAAATCAATATAATTGGTTGGCACTAGGGCTATTATTATTGGCCATAGGTGTAGGTGCGTTCTTAACGGTAAGAGAAAGAAAAAATACTGCTAATTAA
- a CDS encoding glycoside hydrolase family 1 protein, protein MSSKTYQFPKNFLWGGATAANQIEGGFHEGNKGLNIADVLPGGKGRLNILKEPGFNFEIDKEKYTYPNHEAIDFYHRYKEDIALFAEMGFKVFRMSIAWTRIFPKGDEKEPNEEGLAFYDRVFDELHKHGIEPVVTISHYEMPVDLVKNYGGWRSREVVTFFERYVQAIFNRYKDKVKYWMTFNEINSGLVMPIMGLGFSIEKEEDKYTPTFQAFHHQFVASSLAVKACHEIIPDAQIGCMIIYAPVYSYDSNPENVMYALEEERLFNYYCADVQVRGEYPAFMKRFFKENNIELDIKEGDLALIKEHTVDYIGFSYYMSRTEKLDKSDQKNADGNIMAGVRNPFLKASDWGWEIDPTGLQIALNQLYDRYRVPLFVVENGLGAYDKVEEDGSVHDDYRIAYLRDHIAAMGEAIEDGVDLMGYTAWGCIDLVSASTGEMSKRYGFIYVDKDDEGRGTLDRSRKKSFCWYKDVIESNGEKL, encoded by the coding sequence ATGTCTAGTAAAACATATCAATTCCCAAAAAATTTCTTATGGGGTGGAGCTACTGCTGCTAATCAAATCGAAGGTGGCTTTCATGAAGGTAATAAAGGATTGAATATTGCAGATGTCCTACCAGGTGGAAAAGGACGTTTAAATATTTTAAAAGAACCAGGATTTAATTTTGAAATCGATAAAGAAAAATATACGTATCCCAACCATGAAGCAATCGACTTTTATCATCGCTATAAAGAAGATATTGCGTTATTTGCAGAAATGGGTTTTAAAGTATTCCGTATGTCCATTGCTTGGACACGAATTTTTCCAAAAGGCGATGAAAAAGAACCGAATGAAGAAGGCTTAGCTTTTTATGATCGAGTCTTTGATGAATTACACAAGCACGGCATTGAACCAGTTGTAACGATTTCGCATTATGAGATGCCAGTAGATTTAGTAAAAAATTATGGTGGGTGGCGAAGTCGTGAGGTTGTAACATTCTTCGAGCGTTATGTACAAGCTATTTTTAATCGTTATAAAGATAAAGTGAAATATTGGATGACCTTTAATGAGATTAATAGTGGTTTAGTGATGCCAATTATGGGCTTAGGTTTTTCCATTGAAAAGGAAGAGGATAAATATACACCAACATTCCAAGCATTCCACCATCAATTTGTAGCAAGTAGTTTAGCGGTGAAAGCTTGTCATGAAATTATTCCAGATGCACAAATTGGTTGTATGATTATTTATGCTCCTGTCTATTCTTATGATTCAAATCCTGAAAATGTGATGTATGCCTTAGAAGAAGAGCGTCTGTTTAATTATTATTGTGCAGATGTTCAAGTTCGCGGTGAATACCCAGCATTTATGAAGCGTTTCTTTAAAGAAAATAACATTGAATTAGACATAAAAGAAGGCGATTTAGCATTAATTAAAGAACATACTGTAGATTATATTGGATTTAGCTATTACATGTCTCGCACCGAAAAATTAGATAAATCGGATCAAAAGAATGCAGACGGAAATATTATGGCAGGTGTTCGTAATCCTTTCTTGAAGGCTAGTGACTGGGGATGGGAAATCGATCCAACCGGTTTACAAATTGCCTTGAACCAATTATATGATCGTTATCGTGTACCCCTGTTTGTTGTGGAAAATGGCTTAGGTGCATATGACAAAGTAGAAGAAGATGGTTCTGTGCATGATGATTATCGCATTGCATACTTGCGTGACCACATTGCTGCCATGGGTGAAGCTATCGAAGACGGTGTAGATTTAATGGGTTACACTGCTTGGGGTTGCATTGACTTAGTAAGTGCATCAACCGGTGAAATGTCTAAGCGTTATGGTTTTATTTATGTCGATAAAGATGATGAAGGTAGAGGAACATTAGATAGAAGTCGCAAAAAGTCGTTCTGTTGGTATAAAGATGTGATTGAAAGTAATGGAGAAAAATTATAA
- a CDS encoding 6-phospho-beta-glucosidase, protein MMINKFPKDFLWGGAIAANQVEGAYLKDGKGLTTVDLLPTGENRFPIMLGKVENYTPQENEFYPSHEAIDFYHRYKEDIALFAEMGFKSFRLSISWARIFPNGDDKEPNEAGLQYYDDVFDELNKYGIEPVVTLAHFDVPVHLVKEYGSWKNRKVVDFFEKYAKTVFTRYKNKVKYWLTFNEINMLLHLPYVGAGLIFKEDEDKQQVMYQAAHHQLVASALAVKAGHEIIPDAQIGCMLAAGMTYPYSCNPDDIQKAMDQDRESFFFIDVQSRGEYPGYAKRFFEENDIELAIEPNDEELLKKYTVDYIGFSYYSSRATSTDPEVLKDQTAGNVFDSITNPYLEASEWGWTIDPKGFRITANQLYDRYQKPLFVVENGLGAVDQLNEDHEIKDDYRIAYLREHIKQMGEALKDGVEIIGYTSWGPIDIVSASTGEMKKRYGYIYVDRDNDGKGTLSRSKKQSFDWYKQVIESNGENVE, encoded by the coding sequence ATGATGATAAATAAATTTCCAAAAGATTTTCTTTGGGGTGGAGCTATAGCAGCTAATCAAGTAGAAGGTGCCTATTTAAAAGATGGAAAGGGATTAACAACGGTCGATCTTTTACCAACAGGTGAAAATCGTTTTCCGATTATGTTAGGGAAAGTGGAAAACTATACTCCACAAGAAAATGAATTCTATCCATCACATGAGGCAATTGATTTCTATCATCGCTATAAAGAAGATATTGCCCTTTTTGCAGAAATGGGGTTTAAATCATTTCGCCTATCTATTTCTTGGGCACGTATTTTTCCAAATGGAGATGACAAAGAGCCTAATGAAGCAGGGTTGCAATATTACGATGACGTGTTTGATGAATTAAACAAATATGGAATTGAACCAGTGGTGACATTGGCCCATTTTGATGTACCGGTTCACTTGGTGAAAGAATATGGCAGTTGGAAAAATCGAAAAGTAGTAGACTTCTTTGAAAAATATGCTAAAACCGTTTTTACTAGGTACAAAAATAAAGTGAAGTATTGGTTAACATTTAATGAGATAAATATGCTGCTACACTTACCATACGTTGGGGCAGGGCTTATTTTTAAAGAAGATGAAGACAAACAGCAAGTCATGTATCAAGCAGCTCATCATCAATTAGTTGCAAGTGCTTTAGCTGTTAAAGCAGGTCATGAGATCATTCCTGACGCACAAATCGGTTGTATGTTGGCAGCCGGTATGACGTATCCATATTCTTGTAACCCGGATGATATCCAAAAAGCGATGGATCAAGATCGTGAATCATTCTTCTTTATTGATGTGCAGTCTCGTGGTGAATATCCAGGTTATGCGAAGCGCTTTTTTGAAGAGAATGATATTGAGCTTGCGATCGAACCAAATGATGAAGAATTATTAAAGAAGTATACCGTGGATTATATTGGATTTAGTTATTACAGTTCTCGGGCTACTAGTACAGATCCAGAAGTATTAAAAGATCAGACAGCGGGAAATGTATTTGATTCGATCACTAATCCATACTTAGAAGCTTCTGAATGGGGTTGGACGATTGATCCCAAAGGTTTCCGTATTACCGCTAATCAACTATATGATCGTTATCAAAAACCGTTATTTGTAGTAGAAAATGGTTTAGGTGCGGTTGATCAATTGAATGAAGATCATGAAATAAAAGATGATTATCGCATTGCTTATTTACGTGAGCATATCAAACAAATGGGGGAAGCACTGAAGGATGGTGTGGAAATCATTGGTTATACAAGTTGGGGACCAATTGATATCGTAAGTGCCTCAACAGGCGAAATGAAAAAACGTTACGGCTATATTTATGTAGACCGTGATAATGATGGAAAAGGAACGTTGAGCAGAAGTAAGAAGCAAAGTTTTGATTGGTATAAACAAGTGATTGAATCGAATGGAGAAAATGTAGAATAA